The following are encoded together in the Pseudomonas xantholysinigenes genome:
- the hbdH gene encoding 3-hydroxybutyrate dehydrogenase, which yields MTLKGKTALVTGSTSGIGLGVAQVLAEAGANILLNGFGDPAPAIAEIARHGVRVAHHPADLSDVAQIEQMFAMAEREFGAVDILVNNAGIQHVAPVEQFPVEAWDKIIALNLSAVFHGSRLALPGMRARGWGRIINIASVHGLVGSTGKAAYVAAKHGVVGLTKVIGLETATSNVTCNAICPGWVLTPLVQKQIDDRAANGGDPLQAQHDLLAEKQPSLAFVTPGHLGELALFLCSEAGSQVRGAAWNVDGGWLAQ from the coding sequence ATGACGCTCAAAGGCAAGACCGCACTGGTCACCGGTTCCACCAGCGGCATCGGCTTAGGAGTAGCCCAGGTGCTCGCCGAGGCTGGCGCGAATATCCTGCTCAACGGCTTCGGCGACCCGGCACCGGCCATCGCCGAAATCGCTCGCCATGGGGTGAGAGTCGCCCATCACCCCGCCGACCTGTCCGATGTCGCGCAGATCGAGCAGATGTTCGCCATGGCCGAGCGTGAATTCGGCGCGGTGGACATCCTGGTCAACAACGCCGGCATCCAGCATGTGGCGCCAGTCGAACAGTTCCCGGTCGAGGCCTGGGACAAGATCATCGCGTTGAACCTGTCGGCGGTGTTCCATGGCAGCCGCCTGGCCCTGCCGGGCATGCGGGCGCGTGGCTGGGGGCGCATCATCAACATCGCCTCGGTGCACGGTTTGGTCGGCTCCACCGGCAAGGCCGCCTATGTCGCGGCCAAGCACGGTGTGGTCGGCCTGACCAAGGTGATTGGCCTGGAGACCGCCACCAGCAACGTCACCTGCAATGCCATCTGCCCCGGCTGGGTGCTGACCCCCTTGGTGCAGAAGCAGATCGATGACCGCGCGGCCAACGGTGGCGATCCGTTGCAAGCGCAACACGACCTGCTGGCCGAGAAGCAACCGTCGCTGGCCTTCGTCACCCCTGGCCACCTTGGCGAGCTGGCGTTGTTCCTGTGCAGCGAGGCCGGCAGCCAGGTGCGCGGCGCCGCCTGGAACGTCGATGGCGGTTGGCTGGCGCAATGA
- a CDS encoding GntP family permease — protein sequence MTVFIALAALALLMLAAYRGYSVILFAPIAALGAVLLTDPAAVAPAFTGVFMEKMVGFIKLYFPVFLLGAVFGKLIELSGFSRSIVAAAIRLLGTRQAMLVIVLVCALLTYGGVSLFVVVFAVYPFAAEMFRQSDIPKRLIPATIALGAFSFTMDALPGTPQIQNIIPSTFFNTTAWAAPWLGLIGTLFVFCAGMLYLQRQRNKAQRAGEGYGSNLRNEPETADDIALPNPWLALAPLILVGVMNLLFTHWIPHWYGASHTLQLPGMAAPVQSDVAKLTAIWAVQAALLVGILMVLACAFGTLRQRLAEGTKSAVSGALLAAMNTASEYGFGAVIASLPGFLVLADALRGIPNPLVNEAITVTLLAGITGSASGGMSIALAAMSDSFIAAANAANIPLEVLHRVAAMASGGMDTLPHNGAVITLLAVTGLTHREAYKDIFGITLIKTLAVFVVIATFYATGIV from the coding sequence ATGACCGTGTTCATCGCCCTCGCTGCCCTCGCGCTACTGATGCTCGCCGCCTACCGCGGCTACAGCGTCATCCTCTTCGCCCCCATCGCCGCCCTCGGCGCCGTGCTACTCACCGACCCCGCCGCCGTGGCCCCGGCCTTCACCGGCGTATTCATGGAAAAGATGGTCGGCTTCATCAAGCTGTACTTCCCGGTGTTCCTGCTGGGCGCGGTGTTCGGCAAGCTGATCGAGCTGTCGGGCTTTTCGCGCTCGATCGTCGCCGCCGCCATCCGCCTGCTCGGCACCCGCCAGGCGATGCTGGTGATCGTGTTGGTCTGCGCCCTGCTCACCTACGGTGGCGTGTCGCTGTTCGTGGTGGTGTTCGCGGTGTACCCGTTCGCCGCCGAGATGTTCCGCCAGAGCGACATCCCCAAGCGGCTGATCCCGGCGACCATCGCCCTGGGCGCGTTTTCCTTCACCATGGACGCCCTGCCCGGCACCCCGCAGATCCAGAACATCATCCCCAGCACCTTCTTCAACACCACCGCCTGGGCCGCGCCGTGGCTGGGGCTGATCGGCACATTGTTCGTGTTCTGCGCCGGCATGCTTTACCTGCAACGCCAGCGCAACAAGGCCCAGCGCGCCGGCGAAGGCTACGGCAGCAACCTGCGCAACGAACCGGAAACCGCTGACGACATCGCCCTGCCCAACCCTTGGCTGGCCCTGGCGCCGCTGATCCTGGTGGGGGTGATGAACCTGCTGTTCACCCACTGGATCCCGCACTGGTACGGCGCCAGTCACACCCTGCAACTGCCGGGCATGGCCGCGCCAGTGCAGAGCGACGTGGCCAAGCTCACGGCGATCTGGGCGGTGCAGGCGGCCTTGCTGGTGGGCATCCTGATGGTCCTGGCATGCGCCTTCGGCACCCTTCGCCAGCGCCTGGCCGAAGGTACCAAGAGCGCCGTGAGCGGCGCCCTGCTGGCGGCGATGAACACCGCCTCGGAATATGGTTTTGGCGCGGTCATCGCCTCGCTACCGGGCTTCCTGGTCCTGGCCGACGCCTTGCGCGGCATTCCCAACCCGCTGGTCAACGAGGCTATCACCGTCACCTTGCTGGCCGGCATTACCGGCTCTGCCTCCGGTGGCATGAGCATCGCCCTGGCGGCCATGAGCGACAGCTTCATCGCCGCCGCCAACGCGGCGAACATCCCGCTGGAGGTGCTGCATCGGGTCGCGGCCATGGCCAGCGGCGGCATGGACACCCTGCCGCACAACGGCGCGGTGATCACCCTGCTGGCGGTGACCGGGCTGACCCACCGCGAGGCCTACAAGGACATTTTCGGTATTACCCTGATCAAGACCCTGGCGGTGTTCGTGGTCATCGCCACGTTCTACGCCACCGGCATCGTATGA
- a CDS encoding sigma-54 interaction domain-containing protein, whose product MHDNLKDYPQVRQLAIRSLFEIIEQSSEGTVIVDRQARIVWMNERYARRFGLADAASAIGQPCEAVIPGSLMREVVSNGKPILLDMLDTANEPLVVMRLPIHDDQGTLIGAIGFALFDELRSLSPLLKRYASMQQELAATRSQLRARQARYSFAHFVGSSAACIEAKRRARRGAGSDSAVLLLGETGTGKELLAHAIHAASPRAHKAFVSINSAAIPETLLEAEFFGTAPGAFTGAERKGRSGKLQLAEGGTLFLDEIGDMPLALQSKLLRVLQEKEYEAVGSNQMLRSDVRIIAATSIDLQAAMARGAFRADLYYRLNVLPIEVPPLRARLEDLPALCEAILAELGSQYELEPEAQALLGRHAWPGNIRELRNVLERATLLADQPRLNVSDLISALGPMSPVASAAPVLDYRQACAQFERGLIVDALARSGGNVPEAARALGLGRSTLYKKMVALGIESQ is encoded by the coding sequence ATGCACGACAACCTCAAGGACTACCCGCAGGTCCGGCAACTGGCGATCCGCTCACTGTTCGAGATCATCGAGCAGTCCAGCGAAGGCACGGTAATCGTCGACCGCCAGGCGCGCATCGTCTGGATGAACGAGCGCTACGCACGGCGCTTCGGCCTGGCCGACGCCGCCAGCGCCATTGGCCAGCCGTGCGAGGCAGTGATCCCTGGCAGCCTGATGCGCGAGGTGGTGAGCAACGGCAAACCGATCCTGCTGGACATGCTCGACACCGCCAACGAGCCGCTGGTGGTGATGCGCCTGCCGATCCACGATGACCAGGGCACGCTGATCGGCGCCATAGGTTTCGCCCTGTTCGACGAGTTGCGTAGCCTGTCACCATTGCTCAAACGCTACGCCAGCATGCAACAGGAGCTGGCCGCGACCCGTTCGCAACTGCGCGCGCGCCAGGCGCGCTACAGCTTCGCCCACTTCGTCGGCAGCAGCGCCGCCTGCATTGAAGCCAAGCGCCGGGCCCGGCGTGGCGCGGGGAGCGACTCAGCGGTATTGCTGCTGGGCGAGACCGGTACCGGCAAGGAACTGCTGGCCCATGCCATCCACGCCGCTTCGCCGCGGGCGCACAAGGCTTTTGTCAGCATCAACAGCGCGGCGATCCCGGAGACCCTGCTCGAGGCTGAGTTCTTCGGCACCGCCCCCGGCGCCTTCACCGGCGCCGAGCGCAAGGGCCGCAGTGGCAAGCTGCAACTGGCCGAAGGCGGCACGCTGTTCCTCGACGAGATCGGCGACATGCCCCTGGCCCTGCAAAGCAAGCTGTTGCGGGTGTTGCAGGAGAAGGAGTACGAGGCGGTGGGCTCCAACCAGATGCTGCGTAGCGATGTGCGGATCATCGCTGCCACTTCCATTGACCTGCAGGCCGCCATGGCCCGGGGGGCGTTCAGGGCCGATCTGTACTACCGCTTGAACGTGCTGCCGATCGAGGTGCCGCCACTGCGTGCCCGGCTGGAAGACCTGCCGGCACTGTGCGAGGCGATCCTCGCCGAGCTGGGCAGCCAGTATGAGCTGGAGCCCGAGGCCCAGGCACTGCTGGGGCGCCATGCCTGGCCGGGGAACATCCGTGAGCTGCGCAACGTGCTGGAACGGGCGACCTTGCTGGCGGACCAGCCGCGCTTGAATGTGTCGGATTTGATCAGTGCGTTGGGGCCGATGAGCCCGGTGGCTTCGGCTGCGCCGGTACTGGACTATCGCCAGGCGTGCGCGCAGTTCGAGCGTGGATTGATTGTCGATGCCCTGGCGCGCAGTGGCGGGAATGTGCCGGAGGCGGCGCGGGCTTTGGGGTTGGGGCGGTCGACGCTGTATAAGAAAATGGTGGCGCTGGGGATAGAGTCTCAATAA
- a CDS encoding ABC transporter permease, whose translation MLSPIARRRLQRFRDNRRGWVSLWLFAGLLLLSLGAELVANDKPLLLGYKGELYVPALKRYTEQQFGGQLPFQPDYRSQYVRQLIEDQGGWMLFAPIPFSADTPNYDLQVPTPSPPSTVNWLGTDDQGRDVLARVLYGTRVSLLFAFALTLVSVLVGLAAGALQGYHGGWIDLLGQRLLEVWSGLPVLYLLIILSGFVEPDFWWLLGIMALFSWLTLVDVVRAEFLRGRNLEYVKAARALGLADSQVMLRHILPNAMNATLTYVPFMLTGAITTLTALDFLGFGMPAGSASLGELVTQGKQHLEAPWLGFTAFFALALILSLLVFIGDGLREAFDPRT comes from the coding sequence ATGCTGTCGCCCATCGCCCGGCGCCGTCTGCAACGCTTTCGCGACAACCGCCGTGGCTGGGTTTCGCTGTGGCTGTTCGCTGGGTTGTTGCTGCTGAGCCTGGGCGCGGAGCTGGTGGCCAATGACAAGCCGCTGCTGCTCGGCTACAAGGGCGAACTGTATGTCCCGGCACTCAAGCGCTATACCGAACAGCAATTCGGCGGCCAATTGCCTTTCCAGCCCGACTACCGCAGCCAGTACGTGCGCCAACTGATCGAAGACCAGGGCGGCTGGATGCTGTTCGCGCCGATCCCGTTCAGCGCCGACACGCCCAACTACGACTTGCAGGTGCCCACCCCCAGCCCGCCGAGCACGGTCAATTGGCTCGGCACCGACGACCAAGGCCGCGATGTACTGGCCCGGGTGCTGTACGGCACCCGGGTGTCGCTGTTGTTCGCCTTCGCCCTGACCCTGGTCAGCGTGCTGGTCGGCCTCGCCGCCGGGGCCTTGCAGGGTTACCACGGCGGCTGGATCGACCTGCTCGGCCAGCGCCTACTGGAGGTGTGGTCCGGGCTTCCGGTGCTGTACCTGCTGATCATCCTGTCGGGCTTCGTCGAGCCGGACTTCTGGTGGTTGCTGGGGATCATGGCGTTGTTTTCCTGGCTGACGCTGGTCGATGTGGTACGCGCCGAGTTCCTCCGCGGGCGCAACCTGGAGTACGTGAAGGCCGCCCGTGCCCTGGGGCTGGCGGACAGCCAGGTGATGCTGCGGCATATCCTGCCCAACGCCATGAACGCCACCCTGACCTATGTGCCGTTCATGCTCACCGGGGCGATCACCACCCTCACCGCCCTGGACTTTCTCGGCTTCGGCATGCCCGCGGGCAGTGCCTCGCTGGGCGAGCTGGTGACCCAGGGCAAGCAACACCTGGAAGCGCCTTGGCTGGGCTTCACCGCGTTCTTTGCCCTGGCATTGATCCTGTCGTTGCTGGTATTCATCGGCGATGGGCTGCGCGAGGCGTTCGATCCCCGCACGTAG
- a CDS encoding microcin C ABC transporter permease YejB: protein MSAYILRRLLLIIPTLLAILLVNFAIVQAAPGGPVEQAVARLQGIGGGAPGARVEAIQGESRATRGLDPKLIEEIKRQYGFDKSAPQRLWLMLGQYARLDFGQSFFRGAKVTELILDKLPVTLSLGFWATLITYLVSIPLGIRKAVRHGSRFDAWSSALIVIGYALPSFLFALLLIVLFAGGTSLNWFPVRGLVSDDFDQLSLLGKVADYFWHLVLPVGALVIGGFATLTLLTKNAFLEEISRQYVVTARAKGLSERRVLYGHVLRNAMLLVVAGVPQALITVFFAGSLLIEVIFSLDGLGRLSYEAAVSRDYPVVFGTLFIFTLAGLLIRLIGDLCYTLLDPRIDFDARGR, encoded by the coding sequence ATGAGCGCCTATATCCTGCGCCGCCTGCTGCTGATCATCCCGACCTTGCTGGCGATCCTGCTGGTCAATTTCGCCATCGTCCAGGCCGCCCCCGGCGGGCCGGTGGAGCAGGCCGTGGCCCGCCTGCAGGGCATCGGCGGTGGCGCGCCGGGCGCGCGGGTCGAGGCGATACAAGGCGAATCCCGCGCCACCCGGGGCCTGGACCCGAAACTGATCGAGGAGATCAAGCGCCAGTACGGCTTCGACAAATCCGCCCCGCAACGCCTGTGGCTGATGCTTGGCCAATACGCCCGGCTGGACTTCGGCCAGAGTTTCTTTCGCGGCGCCAAGGTCACCGAACTGATCCTCGACAAGCTGCCGGTGACCCTGTCACTGGGGTTCTGGGCGACGCTGATCACCTACCTGGTGTCGATCCCGCTGGGCATTCGCAAGGCCGTGCGCCACGGCAGCCGCTTCGATGCCTGGAGCAGCGCGCTGATCGTCATCGGTTACGCCCTGCCCTCGTTCCTGTTCGCCCTGCTGCTGATCGTGCTGTTCGCCGGCGGCACCTCGCTCAACTGGTTCCCGGTGCGCGGCCTGGTATCGGACGACTTCGACCAACTCAGCCTGCTGGGCAAGGTCGCCGACTACTTCTGGCACCTGGTGCTGCCGGTAGGCGCGCTGGTGATCGGCGGCTTCGCCACCCTGACCCTGCTGACCAAAAACGCCTTTCTCGAGGAAATCTCGCGCCAGTACGTGGTCACCGCCCGGGCCAAGGGCCTGAGCGAGCGCCGGGTGCTGTACGGGCACGTGCTGCGCAACGCCATGCTACTGGTGGTGGCCGGGGTGCCGCAGGCGCTGATCACGGTATTCTTCGCCGGGTCCTTGCTGATCGAGGTGATCTTCTCCCTCGACGGCCTGGGGCGCCTGAGCTACGAGGCGGCGGTGTCGCGGGACTATCCGGTGGTGTTCGGCACGCTGTTCATCTTCACCCTGGCCGGCTTGCTGATCCGTCTGATCGGTGACCTCTGCTACACACTGCTCGACCCACGCATCGACTTCGACGCGAGGGGCCGCTGA
- a CDS encoding acetoacetate--CoA ligase, with protein MHDVLWRPTTRQIEASRMDAFRRRVNLRFNLDLDDYPALHRWSVEHRAQFWQALAEYFQVRWHAPPTSILEEGATMAGARWFSGATLNFAEHLLHRRDDRPAVVAVREDGNRHSLTHNQLAAEVAGLQQALRQFGIQPGDRIAAIMPNTWQTLVAMLAATSLGAVWSNCSPEFGAHAIIDRFGQIAPRVLIACASYQYAGKTFDQVDTLNQVLAQLPQLEHLLVVPYTRANTRADEFGPVPATLWNDFFQPGGSPTFTALPFDHPLYILYSSGTTGVPKCIVHRAGGVLLQHLKEHGLHNDLKADEVLFYYTTCGWMMWNWLVSGLALGATLVLYDGSPFHPGPERLVDLIDGEGIHVFGTSPKYLAALEQAGVKPATSHRLDSLRLMLSTGSPLSPHSYDYVYRQFKADLCLASMSGGTDIVACFVLGNPLLPVRRGEIAGKGLGMAVQVWNEHGQPVTGEKGELVCLHPFPSMPLGFWGDNDGSRYHVAYFSQFEGIWCQGDYAEQLPEGGLVIHGRSDAVLNPGGVRIGTAEIYRQVEKVEQVLESVAIGQNWQGDVRVVLFVRLRDGLQLDDALRQRIRQVIRQYTTPRHVPAVIAQVSDIPRTLSGKLVELAIRNVVHGLPVKNTDALANPEALAQFRERPELR; from the coding sequence ATGCACGACGTACTCTGGCGCCCCACCACCCGCCAGATCGAAGCCAGCCGGATGGACGCCTTCCGTCGCCGGGTGAATCTGCGCTTCAACCTGGATCTCGACGACTACCCCGCCCTGCACCGCTGGAGCGTCGAGCACCGTGCGCAGTTCTGGCAGGCCCTGGCCGAATACTTCCAGGTGCGCTGGCACGCCCCGCCGACCAGCATCCTCGAGGAAGGCGCGACGATGGCCGGCGCACGCTGGTTCAGCGGCGCCACCCTGAACTTCGCCGAACACCTGCTGCACCGCCGTGACGATCGCCCGGCCGTGGTCGCCGTGCGCGAGGATGGCAACCGTCATAGCCTCACCCATAACCAACTGGCCGCCGAGGTGGCCGGGTTGCAACAGGCCTTGCGCCAGTTCGGCATCCAGCCCGGTGACCGCATCGCCGCGATCATGCCCAATACCTGGCAGACCCTGGTGGCCATGCTCGCGGCCACCAGCCTGGGCGCGGTGTGGTCCAACTGCTCGCCGGAGTTCGGCGCCCACGCCATCATCGACCGTTTCGGCCAGATCGCGCCGCGCGTGCTGATCGCCTGCGCCAGTTACCAGTACGCCGGCAAGACCTTCGATCAGGTCGACACACTCAACCAGGTACTCGCCCAGTTGCCACAACTGGAGCACTTGCTGGTGGTGCCGTATACCCGCGCCAATACCCGCGCCGATGAGTTCGGCCCCGTCCCGGCCACGCTGTGGAATGACTTTTTCCAGCCCGGTGGCAGCCCGACCTTCACCGCGCTGCCCTTCGATCACCCGCTGTATATCCTCTACTCCAGCGGCACCACCGGCGTGCCCAAGTGCATCGTCCACCGCGCTGGCGGCGTGTTGCTGCAACACCTCAAGGAGCACGGCCTGCACAACGACCTCAAGGCCGACGAGGTACTGTTCTACTACACCACCTGCGGCTGGATGATGTGGAACTGGCTGGTGAGCGGCCTGGCGTTGGGCGCGACCCTGGTGCTGTACGATGGCTCGCCGTTCCACCCGGGACCCGAACGCCTGGTGGACCTGATCGACGGCGAAGGCATCCACGTGTTCGGCACCAGCCCCAAGTACCTGGCGGCACTGGAGCAGGCCGGGGTGAAGCCGGCCACTTCCCATCGGCTCGATAGCCTGCGGCTGATGCTGTCCACCGGCTCGCCGCTGTCGCCCCATAGCTACGACTATGTATATCGCCAGTTCAAGGCCGACCTGTGCCTGGCCTCGATGTCCGGAGGTACCGATATCGTCGCCTGCTTCGTGCTCGGCAACCCGCTGCTGCCGGTGCGCCGTGGCGAGATTGCCGGCAAGGGCCTGGGCATGGCGGTGCAGGTGTGGAACGAGCACGGCCAACCGGTCACTGGCGAAAAAGGCGAACTGGTGTGCCTCCATCCCTTCCCATCGATGCCTTTGGGCTTCTGGGGCGACAACGATGGCAGCCGCTATCACGTTGCCTACTTCAGCCAGTTCGAGGGTATCTGGTGCCAGGGCGATTATGCCGAGCAATTGCCAGAAGGTGGCCTGGTGATCCATGGCCGCTCCGATGCCGTGCTCAACCCTGGCGGCGTGCGCATCGGCACGGCGGAAATCTACCGGCAGGTGGAGAAGGTCGAGCAAGTGCTGGAGAGCGTGGCCATCGGCCAGAATTGGCAAGGCGACGTGCGCGTGGTGCTGTTCGTGCGCCTGCGTGACGGCCTGCAACTGGACGACGCACTGCGCCAACGCATCCGCCAGGTGATCCGCCAGTACACCACGCCGCGCCATGTGCCGGCGGTGATCGCCCAGGTCAGCGATATTCCACGCACCCTCAGCGGCAAG